In the genome of Micromonospora sp. Llam0, the window CCGACGGCGGCACCGCCGACCACGAGCTGCAGGATCGCCAACGGCTGGCTCGGCGTGTCGCCACCGGGCAGCAGCGTGACGACCAGCCACCCGGCCAGGGCGGCGCCGCCGGCAGCCAGCGCCACCTTGCCGAAGGTGACCATGATGCCGCCGAACCCGATCCGACCGACCCTGCGACGCAGCAACCAGGCCGACAGCACCGCCGCCGCCAGGTACGAGACCCCGTTGCCGATCATCAGGCCGGCCGCCGCGAACTGTACCGACAGGGCGACGAACAACCCGATCTGGACGAGAATCCGCAGCGCCACCACCGGGATGTTGATCAACGCCGGGGTGCGGGTGTCCGGCAGGGCGTAGAAGCCGAAGGTGAACAACTGACTGACCGCGAACGGCACCAGGGCGACCGCCGCCGCCAGCAGCACCACGGCGGTGGCGTCGGCGGCTTCGGTGTCGAACGCGCCGTACCGGAACAGGGCGAAGGAAACCGGGGTGGCCAGCACCGCGTAACAGACGGCGATCGGCGCGAGCACTGCGGTCACCGTCCGGGTGCCGCGCGCCAGGTCGACGGCCATGTCCGAGTAGCGGCCGTCGGCGGCGGCCGAGCTCATCCGCGGCATCAGCGCGGTGATCACCGAGACGGCGACGATGCCGTGCGCCATCATCAACAGCAGGAACACGTTGTTGTAGATCAGCGGGCCGGCTTCGTCCTCGTCGCCCGCCCGGTTCAGCAGGTTGAACACCACCACCAGGCCGAGTTGGCTGACCGCCACGTAGCAGAACATCCAGACCCCGAGCCGACCCAGTTCGGCGAGGCCCAATTGGCGGAAGTCGAACCGCCAGCGCCACCGGAAACCGACCTTGCGCAGCGCCGGGACCAGACCGGCGGCCTGCACCACCACGCCGAGCAGGGTGCCGCCGCCGAGCAGCACGATCCGGCCGGGGGTCATCTCGTCCGGTTCGATGATCCGGGCGCCGAAGATCGCGATGTACGTGCCCAGGGTGGCGATCACCACCAGGTTGTTGAGGATCGGCGCCCACATCGGGGCCGCGAAGTGCCCCCGGGTGTTCAACAACGCGCTGACCAGCGCCGACAACCCGGTGAAGAAGATCATCGGCAACATCAGGTACGACAGCAGAGTGACCAGGTCACGGAACTCCTCCGTGGTGCGGTCACTGGAGTAGAGCAGCGTCAGCAGCGGCGCTGCGGCCATCGCGACCAGGGTGGCGACGGCCAGCGCCAGCACCGCCAGCGACAGCAGCCGCTGCGCGTACGCCTGACCCCGGTCCGGGTCCGACTTGCGTCGGCGCACCAGCACCGGCACCAGGACGCTGGTCAGGATCCCGCCGAGCAGGAACTCGTAGACCATGCCGGGGAAGATCTGCGCCGTGGTGTAGGCGTTGCCGACCAGCGATCCGCCGAGCGCCGCCGCCAGCACCAGGGTCCGCAGAAAGCCGGTGCCCCGGCTGACCAGGCTGCCCAGCGCCATGACCGCGCTGTTGGTGGCGGCGCTGCCGCCCTCCTGCGGCTCCTGCACCGCCGGGTCCGGCATGGCCGCCGGCGGCTCGGACGGTGGCGCGGTCGACTCCACCACCGGCTGGCCGCCCGGTCCGACGGAGATCAGCGTGGCGCCGTCCGGCTCCGGGCCGCCCCGACCGGGGTCGGCGTTCGTGCTCCGGTACAACCCGCCACTCATCGGACCTCCACCCCGCCGGTACGCCGGAACCGCCGCGCCGGACGCAGGCTCGAGCCTATCGGCCGTCGTCTTCGGCCGGGACGATGCCCGACAGTGCGTCGACCACCCAGGCGGCCTCGGCCGGCACCACCGGCTCGGTCAGCGCGTCCAGCACGGTCGGATGGTCACAGCCGGCGTCGGCCAGCGCCCGACCGAGCACCGGCACCGCCGTCAGGTCGCCGGTGTCGCGGGCCTGCCGGGCCAGTTCGGCGACGGCCGGGGTACGCCACGGAGTGTCGAGCAGCCGGCGGTGCCGGGCCGCCGCCCGGCGTACCAACTCGGTGACCTCGTCGAACGGAAAGGACTCGGCACCGAGGACGCGGGCCGGTGCGCCGGGGCCGTCCGGCTGCCCGGCGGCCACCCAGCCCCAGCCGGCGGCGTACCGCCAGTGCGTCCGGGCACCATGGTCGAGATGGTCGCGCACCTGCCGGGCCACCGACTCGTCGTCGAGGATCCGGGGGTCGACCGTGGCCGGTGCCGGCCACCAGGACGGGTCGGCGAACAGCTCCAGCGGCGGCTGCACCGGACCCGGCGTCGCCCCGGCCGCCGCGTCGGCACCGTCCGGGCCGCCCGCCGGGCCGTCGCCAGTGGTCGCTCGGCCATCAGCTGCCGCCCGGCCGTCGGTGACCGGCGGGTCGTCACGGCGTAGCGCGCGCAGTGCGGTGGCCAGCATGGCGGCGGACCGGTCCGCCTCCGCCGGGTCACCGGCCGGTGGTGCGTACCGGTGCAGCAGCGCCACCAGCAGACCGGGATGCGGCCACGCCGGATCGTCCAGGGCGAGCAGCCGGCCGATCAGGTCCAGCTCCGCCCAGCGCAGCACCGCCGCGTACGGCCGGCCCGGATCCAGCCGGGCCAGCGGCAACGGCTCGGTCGCCGCCGGCTGGCGCAGGCCGAGCAGGCATTCGCCGTACCCGAGATCGATCTCCAGCACCAGGCCGTAGCCGTCGGCGACGGGCAGCACCACCCGGGTCTGCGCGTGATGGGCCGGTGCGGGTTCGTCCACCGGCGGCAGGTACGCCGCCCAGAAGGCCGGATCGGTGGTCAGGCTGGCCAGCGGCTCGGGAATCGGCACGGTGACTCATCCTGCCCGGCGGGGGCGGCGACGGCCACAGCGGCTAGTCTGGCGATCCCATGTCCGAAACCTCCGCGCCTCGCGCCACCGCCGAGTCGCCCACTGCGGCGACTCCGGGCGATCTGACCGCCGTGCAACGCAACGCCGTCGCCGAACTGCTCCGGGTCTCCCCGGTCGCCGACGAGCTCGGCAACCGGTTCGCCGCCGCCGGCCACGAGCTGCACCTGGTCGGCGGCTCGGTCCGCGACGCGCTGCTCGGCCGGCTCGGCAGCGACCTGGACTTCTGCACCGACGCCCACCCGGACCAGACCCTGGCGGTGCTCAAAGGCTGGGCGGAAGCGATCTGGGAGACCGGCCGCGAGTTCGGCACCATCGGTGCCCGCCGGGGTGGGCTGACCCTGGAGATCACCACCTACCGGGCGGAGGCCTACGACGGGGTGACCCGTAACCCGGTGGTCGCCTACGGCACCAGTCTCGCCGACGACCTGCGGCGGCGCGACTTCACCATCAACGCGATGGCGGTCAGCCTGCCCGAGCACCGGTTCACCGATCCGTACGGCGGGGTCAGCGATCTGGCCGCGAAGATCATCCGGACCCCGGGGACGCCGCAGGACTCGTTCGGCGACGACCCGCTGCGGATGCTACGGGCCGCCCGGTTCGCCGCCCAGCTGCGGTTCGCCGTGCATCCGGACGTCCGTGCGGCGATGGCCGCGATGGCGGCCGACCTGGACCGGATCACCGCCGAGCGGATCCGGGACGAGTTCAGCAAGCTGCTGTGCGGCGCCGACCCGGTCGCCGGACTGCGGCTGCTGGTCGATTCCGGGCTGGCCGACCGGTTCCTGCCGGAGCTGTCCGGGCTGCGGCTGGAGATCGACGAGCACGCGCAGCACAAGGACGTGTACGAACACACGCTGACCGTGGTGAGCAACGCCGTCCGGCTGGAGAGCGACGGCTGCGACTTCGTCCTGCGGATGGCGGCGCTGATGCACGACGTCGGCAAGCCGGCGACCAAGGCGGTCGGGTCGGACGGCCGGGTCAGCTTCCACCACCACGAGGTGGTCGGTGCCCGGATGACCCGGCACCGGATGAAGGCGCTGCGCTACCCCAAGGAGGTCACCACCCAGGTGGCCAAGCTGGTCGGCCTGCACCTGCGGTTCTACGGGTACGGCCGGGGCGAGTGGACCGACTCGGCGGTCCGCCGCTACGTCACCGACGCCGAGGACCTGCTGCCCCGACTGCACAAACTGACCCGGTCCGACTGCACCACCCGCAACCGGCGCAAGGCCGCCGCGCTGGCCGCCGACTACGACGCGCTGGAGGAGCGGATCGCCCGGCTTCAGGCCGAGGAGGATCTGGCCCGGGTCCGGCCGGACCTGGACGGCAACGCGATCATGGAACTGCTCGGCGTACCGCCGGGACCGGTCGTCGGCCGGGCCTGGCGGCACCTCAAGGAGACCCGTCTGGAGCGCGGCCCGCTGGACCGCGACGAGGCCGAGGCGGAGCTGCTCCGGTGGGCACGGGCCGAAGGGATCCTGCCCGACGCCGGTTAGCCACCCGCCGCGCCCGAACCGGTGGTTACCGGGCGTTGTGCCGCTCGACTACCGTCGCAGGACGGACGGTGCGGCGATCTTGCTGGCGGTCGCGCGCCACCGACAGCTGATCAACCGGGAGGGCCCAGATGCAGCCGTGTGCGGTCTGCGGCGGTGTGTCCGTCAACCAGGCCGGCTACTGCCTCCAGTGCGGCACGTTCCGCGGCGTCCCGCCCAGCCAGACCGGCCACCCCGGCTACCCGCCGCAGCAGACGCCGGCACCGGTCTACCCCGGCAGCGGGGCACCGAGCTACCCCGGCAGTGCGCCGCCCGGCTACCCGGGCAGCGGTGCGCCGAGCTATCCGGGCTACCCGATGGCGCCGCAGCCGCCCGACCGGGGCCGGTCCTACCTGGTCCCGCTGGTGGCCCTCGGCGCGACGTTCATCGTGCTGGTGGCGGCGATCGGCGTGGTGATCGCGGTCCGCGGCATTGGCGACGACACCCGGGTCACGGCCGATCCGAGTGTCTCCCCGACTTCCAGGGCGTCCTCGACTTCCAGCGCGTTGCCGACCCCGAGGGACGCCTCGCCGCCGCTGGTCGACCCCTGCGTGGTCGGCACCTGGCAGGTGGACTCGTACGAGGAGGACATCGCGCTGGAAGAGCCGTTCGGCAAGACCAGGTTCACCGGCGTCGGGCCCGGTGCCCGGGTCGAGTTGCGCGAGGACGGATCGGGCACCACCGACTACGGCGACGGCACCACCTTCGAAGGATTCGTAGCCGGGACCGTCGTCACCCTCACCATCAGCGGACGGGTCACCTACCGCTTCCGTGCCCTGGAGGGCACGGTCTCCTTCAGCGACGTCGACGCGGACGGCACGGTCACGTTGAGCGCCCCGGGTGTCGGCTCGGAGAGCCAGGCCCTGCTCGTCGAGTTCGACCCGGCCAGCTACCAGTGCGACGGCGACACCATGACGCAGCGCACGACGCTCTACACCGCGGAGATGTCCAAGCGCTGACCGTCGGTGCCCACCGCGTCGACGTCGATCGTGGCGATGACGGCGGTAACCACACCACGGGCCCGGGACGACTCCCGGGCCCGTCGGCGGCGAGGATCGGTCAGCCCTGGTCCGCGCCGGTGTCGCTCGCGGAACCGGTCAGTGGCCTGCGCGCAGTGCGCCCGCCGTTGGCCGGCTCGGCCCCGCCACCCAGCTTGGCCAGCATGCCGGCCAGGTCGATCCCGGTCAGGTCGTTGCCGAGCTGCAGACCCTGCGCCACGTTGCTGGCCACCGACTTGGCCAGCGACGAGGCGCCGTCGGTGGAGATCACCGTCATCTTGTCGATCGAGCCCATCGGGGCACTCGCTGCCTCGACCACCTGCGGCAGCACCTTGACCAGCAGGTCCAGCACGGCGGCCTCGCCGTACGCGGCGAACGCCTCGGCCTTGCGGGCCATCGCCTGAGCCTCCGCCTCGCCGCGGGCCAGGATCGCGGACGCCTCGGCGGCGCCTTCCCGTTCGACGGCGTCGGCGATCGCGCTGCGCCGCCGCTGCTCGGCCTCGCCCTCCTTGGCGCCTTCGATGGCGTTCGCCTCAGCCAGCGCGGCCCGGCGGGCCCGCTCGCCCTCACCGGTGAGCCGGGCCTGCTCGGCGGAGGCCTGCGCCCCGGCGATCGTCGCCTGCCGTTCGGCGTCGGCGGCCAGCACGGCAGCGCTGCGAGCCGCCTCGGCCTCCTGCTCGACCCGGTAGCGGGCGGCGTCGGCCGGCTTGCGGACCTCGGTGTCGAGCTGGCGTTCCTTCAGCTCGGCGTTGCGCTCGGCGACCTTCTGCTGCTCGGACAGGATGGCCTGGTCCCGCTCGGCCTGAGCGAGTGGTCCGGCCGCCGCCGACCTGGCCTTCGCCGCGTCGATCTCGGCCTGGATGGACGCCTGCTTCAGCGACAGGTTCCGGTTGGCCTCGGCGATCGCCTCCTCGGCGAGCAGCCGCTCCTGCTCGGCGGCCTGCCGGGCGCGGGCCTCGGCGATCGCGGCGTCCTTGAGCACCCGGGCGGCCTCCGGTCGGCCGAGGTCCTGCAGGTACGAGCCTTCGGCGATGATGTCCTGCAGCTGGAAGGTGTCGAGCACCAGACCCTGGTTGGTCATCGAGTGCTCGGCCTCCTCGGCGACCGCGCTGGCGAAGGCTGCCCGGTCCCGGATGATCTCTTCGACGGTGAGCCGGCCGACGATCGACCGCAGCGCACCGGCGAGCACCTCGCGGGTGAAGTCCTCGATCTCGTCCTGCTGGTGCAGGAAGCGCTGGGCGGCGGCGCGGATCGCACCCTCCGTACCGCCGATCTTGACGATCGCCACGCCCTGCAGGTTGGCCCGGATGCCCTGTTTGCTGACCGCGCCGGCGATCTCGACGTGGATCCGGCGGCTGGACAGATCGAGCACCTGCAGTTTCTGCACCACCGGCAGCACGAACACCGAAGCACCCATGACCACCTTCTGCCCGGACATGTCAGTGGACCGGGTGCCGTCGACAGCCTGGGTGGTGCGCCCCTTGCGGCCGGTGACGATGAACGCCTCGTTGGAGCCGGCGACCTTGATCCGGGAGAGCACGAAGAGGATGAGGACGAGCACCAGCGCCGCGGCACCGATGATCGCGATGAGCAGTGGGGTCATCAGATTCCTTACTGAGCGGAGTGGGTTACGTCGTCACCGACCATGGGGGTCTGCTCGACGACGACGCTGGTGTCGCTGACTGCTTCCACCACGAAGACCTGGGCACCGAGCGGGATCGGCTGGTCAGCGCGGGCACTCAGCTTCACTGGTTGCCCGCCGAGCCGGACCCGGATCTCTCCGTACCCGCCGGGGTGGATCGGGGTGATCACCACGCCGAGCGTGCCGACCAGGTGGTCGCGGGTCGGGGTGCCGTCTGTCGGCATGTCCCGGGCGGCCCGGGACAGCCGCATCGTCAGCCAGCCGGCCGGCAGCGCGGCGGCGACGCCGATCGCGGCGGCCGCAACCGTCAGACCGGCACCCAGCAAGCCGTCCGAGCCGGCGTCGCCGGCACCCAGCAGCTCGTTGGCGATCGCCGCGGCGAACCCGAACGCCCCGGCGAACCCGGCGACCACCTCGACCGACACCGGCCCGTCGGCACTGACGTCACCGAGATGCAGGAACTCGCCACCGAGCAGCCCGACGGCGAGCACCGCCACGCCCAGACCACCGACTATGAGGAAGACCAACGTCCCCGTGTCCACATTTCGGAACGGTAGCCCGCTAAGGCAACCTGCCTGACCAGCCAGGGTGCGAGTTGAGCCTGCCGGGGCGGAAGCTGCACGTGCGACCATGCACCGGTGGAGATCCGGATCAGGACCGTACTCGGAAACTTCGAGATCGACCTGCTCCGCCGGCTCGACACCGGCTTCACCGCCACCGCCGTCCTCCAGGTCGTGGGCGGTACCGACGGTTTCACGCTGCGGGAGGTGCCGGTGTCGCCGCCGGTGCGCAAGCGGTACGACCTGACCGAGGGAGTCACCGAGGGCGGTCGGCCGTGGGACCTGTACGCGCTCGCGATCGCCGACGACCAGCCGGCCGGTTTCATGGCGACCACCTACCAGCGGTGGAACGGCCGGCAGGTGGTCAACGAGCTGCACGTGGCCCCGGCGTACCGTCGGCGCGGGGCGGCCCGGGAGCTGATCGGCATCGCACAGGTCACCGCCCGGGAGAACGCCGCCCGGGAGATCTGGTTGGAGACCCAGAACGTCAACGTCGCGGCGGTACGCGCGTACCGCCGGCTCGGCTTCACCCTGACCGGTATCGACACCACCCGCTACCCGCCGCCGTACGCCGACGAGGTGGCCCTGTTCATGTCGGCTGCGGTTGCCGATCGCACCCGGTGACCCGGCCCGACAGCCGACGGGCGGACAATCGGCGGATGCGATGGGCGGTGCTGGACTCACCGATCGGTGAGCTGTCGGTGGCGGTCGACGACGTCGGCGTGTGCCGGGTGCTGTTCGGGCGTACCGACGAGGTGGTCGACACCGTGCCGACGGACCCGGTGCTGTGCGCGGCGCTCGACCAGCTGCGCGGCTACTTCGCCGGTGCGTCCACCGGGTTCACCGTGCCGCTGTCGGTGCGGCGGGGCACGGAGTTCGAGCGGGCCGTGTGGCGGCGGATGACCGACATTCCGTACGGACAGACCGAGACCTATGGTGCGGTCGCCGCAGCGGTCGGCGACCCGCAGGCGGCGCGGGCGGTCGGGGTGGCCTGCAACCGCAATCCGATCCCGGTGATCGTGCCCTGCCACCGGATCGTCGGAGCCGGCGGCAAGCTGGTCGGCTTCGGCGGCGGGCTGCCCCGCAAACGGCACCTGCTGGAGCTGGAGGCGGCGGTGGCGCTGCGGCAGGCATGGACCTGAGCGCGGCGCGGGCGGCCCCGCTTCAGCGGGACCGCCCGAAGACGCGAGGTGCCGAGCGGCCGGCGCGCGGCCGGGATCAGCGTTCGATCTTGTTGACGATGAAGTCCTCGACGGCCTGGCGGGCGTCGTGGTCGGCGTACTGCTCCGGCGGCGACTTCATGAAGTAGGACGAGGCCGACAGGACCGGCCCGCCGACGCCCCGGTCGAGGGCGATCTTCGCGGCGCGCAGCGCGTCGATGATCACCCCGGCGGAGTTGGGCGAGTCCCAGACCTCAAGCTTGAGCTCGGCGTTCAGCGGCGTGTCGCCGAACGAGCGGCCCTCCAGCCGGATGTACGCCCACTTGCGGTCGTCGAGCCACGGCACGTGGTCGGACGGCCCGATGTGCACATCGCTCTTGGCCATCTCGTGCGGCACCTGGGAGGTCACCGACTGGGTCTTCGAGATCTTCTTGGAGACCAGCCGAGTGCGCTCCAGCATGTTCATGAAGTCCATGTTTCCGCCGAAGTTCAGCTGGTACGTGCGCAGCAGCTCGACACCACGGTCCTCGAACAGCTTGGCGAGTGCCCGGTGCACGATGGTCGCGCCGACCTGGCTCTTGATGTCGTCGCCGACGATCGGCAGCCCGGCGTCGGTGAACTTCTGCGCCCATGTCGGGTCCGAGGCGATGAACACCGGCAGGGCGTTGACGAAGGCGCAACCGGCGTCGATGGCGGCCTGCGCGTAGTGCCGGGCGGCCTGCTCGGAGCCGACCGGCAGGTAGCAGACGACCACCTCGGCGCGCGCGTCGCGCAGCGCCTGGGCGATGTCGACCGGCTGCTGGTCGGATTCCTGGATGACCTCCTGGTAGTACTCGCCGACACCGTCGAGGGTGGGGCCACGCTGCACCAGCACCCCGGTGGGCGGTACGTCGCAGAAGGTTATGGTGTTGTTCTCGCTGGCGTTGATCGCCTCCGCGAGGTCCATGCCGACCTTCTTGGCGTCCACGTCGAACGCCGCGACGAACTCCACGTCCGAGACGTGGTAGTCGCCGAAGGTGAC includes:
- a CDS encoding flotillin family protein; amino-acid sequence: MTPLLIAIIGAAALVLVLILFVLSRIKVAGSNEAFIVTGRKGRTTQAVDGTRSTDMSGQKVVMGASVFVLPVVQKLQVLDLSSRRIHVEIAGAVSKQGIRANLQGVAIVKIGGTEGAIRAAAQRFLHQQDEIEDFTREVLAGALRSIVGRLTVEEIIRDRAAFASAVAEEAEHSMTNQGLVLDTFQLQDIIAEGSYLQDLGRPEAARVLKDAAIAEARARQAAEQERLLAEEAIAEANRNLSLKQASIQAEIDAAKARSAAAGPLAQAERDQAILSEQQKVAERNAELKERQLDTEVRKPADAARYRVEQEAEAARSAAVLAADAERQATIAGAQASAEQARLTGEGERARRAALAEANAIEGAKEGEAEQRRRSAIADAVEREGAAEASAILARGEAEAQAMARKAEAFAAYGEAAVLDLLVKVLPQVVEAASAPMGSIDKMTVISTDGASSLAKSVASNVAQGLQLGNDLTGIDLAGMLAKLGGGAEPANGGRTARRPLTGSASDTGADQG
- a CDS encoding CCA tRNA nucleotidyltransferase codes for the protein MSETSAPRATAESPTAATPGDLTAVQRNAVAELLRVSPVADELGNRFAAAGHELHLVGGSVRDALLGRLGSDLDFCTDAHPDQTLAVLKGWAEAIWETGREFGTIGARRGGLTLEITTYRAEAYDGVTRNPVVAYGTSLADDLRRRDFTINAMAVSLPEHRFTDPYGGVSDLAAKIIRTPGTPQDSFGDDPLRMLRAARFAAQLRFAVHPDVRAAMAAMAADLDRITAERIRDEFSKLLCGADPVAGLRLLVDSGLADRFLPELSGLRLEIDEHAQHKDVYEHTLTVVSNAVRLESDGCDFVLRMAALMHDVGKPATKAVGSDGRVSFHHHEVVGARMTRHRMKALRYPKEVTTQVAKLVGLHLRFYGYGRGEWTDSAVRRYVTDAEDLLPRLHKLTRSDCTTRNRRKAAALAADYDALEERIARLQAEEDLARVRPDLDGNAIMELLGVPPGPVVGRAWRHLKETRLERGPLDRDEAEAELLRWARAEGILPDAG
- the murJ gene encoding murein biosynthesis integral membrane protein MurJ codes for the protein MSGGLYRSTNADPGRGGPEPDGATLISVGPGGQPVVESTAPPSEPPAAMPDPAVQEPQEGGSAATNSAVMALGSLVSRGTGFLRTLVLAAALGGSLVGNAYTTAQIFPGMVYEFLLGGILTSVLVPVLVRRRKSDPDRGQAYAQRLLSLAVLALAVATLVAMAAAPLLTLLYSSDRTTEEFRDLVTLLSYLMLPMIFFTGLSALVSALLNTRGHFAAPMWAPILNNLVVIATLGTYIAIFGARIIEPDEMTPGRIVLLGGGTLLGVVVQAAGLVPALRKVGFRWRWRFDFRQLGLAELGRLGVWMFCYVAVSQLGLVVVFNLLNRAGDEDEAGPLIYNNVFLLLMMAHGIVAVSVITALMPRMSSAAADGRYSDMAVDLARGTRTVTAVLAPIAVCYAVLATPVSFALFRYGAFDTEAADATAVVLLAAAVALVPFAVSQLFTFGFYALPDTRTPALINIPVVALRILVQIGLFVALSVQFAAAGLMIGNGVSYLAAAVLSAWLLRRRVGRIGFGGIMVTFGKVALAAGGAALAGWLVVTLLPGGDTPSQPLAILQLVVGGAAVGLVYLGLAVVLRIREIVDVLAMVRRRLGR
- a CDS encoding inositol-3-phosphate synthase — encoded protein: MGSVRVAIVGVGNCASSLVQGVEYYRNADPNDRVPGLMHVTFGDYHVSDVEFVAAFDVDAKKVGMDLAEAINASENNTITFCDVPPTGVLVQRGPTLDGVGEYYQEVIQESDQQPVDIAQALRDARAEVVVCYLPVGSEQAARHYAQAAIDAGCAFVNALPVFIASDPTWAQKFTDAGLPIVGDDIKSQVGATIVHRALAKLFEDRGVELLRTYQLNFGGNMDFMNMLERTRLVSKKISKTQSVTSQVPHEMAKSDVHIGPSDHVPWLDDRKWAYIRLEGRSFGDTPLNAELKLEVWDSPNSAGVIIDALRAAKIALDRGVGGPVLSASSYFMKSPPEQYADHDARQAVEDFIVNKIER
- a CDS encoding methylated-DNA--[protein]-cysteine S-methyltransferase, which encodes MRWAVLDSPIGELSVAVDDVGVCRVLFGRTDEVVDTVPTDPVLCAALDQLRGYFAGASTGFTVPLSVRRGTEFERAVWRRMTDIPYGQTETYGAVAAAVGDPQAARAVGVACNRNPIPVIVPCHRIVGAGGKLVGFGGGLPRKRHLLELEAAVALRQAWT
- a CDS encoding NfeD family protein: MDTGTLVFLIVGGLGVAVLAVGLLGGEFLHLGDVSADGPVSVEVVAGFAGAFGFAAAIANELLGAGDAGSDGLLGAGLTVAAAAIGVAAALPAGWLTMRLSRAARDMPTDGTPTRDHLVGTLGVVITPIHPGGYGEIRVRLGGQPVKLSARADQPIPLGAQVFVVEAVSDTSVVVEQTPMVGDDVTHSAQ
- a CDS encoding N-acetyltransferase; this translates as MEIRIRTVLGNFEIDLLRRLDTGFTATAVLQVVGGTDGFTLREVPVSPPVRKRYDLTEGVTEGGRPWDLYALAIADDQPAGFMATTYQRWNGRQVVNELHVAPAYRRRGAARELIGIAQVTARENAAREIWLETQNVNVAAVRAYRRLGFTLTGIDTTRYPPPYADEVALFMSAAVADRTR